The following coding sequences are from one Psychrobacter sp. AH5 window:
- a CDS encoding metal-dependent hydrolase, with translation MANFNTHLNGAFAVSGIMALTVYKAGLINDSGFLMCMALGTIGGLLPDLDSDNSTPIKLGFNITSFVFAFGLVMHWRNELSLLSLIALWLAGYGFMRYVVFNIFTSMTVHRGIIHSVPYMAVLGLATVSLSYYVLGNALTASWFFGLFLFGGAMVHLALDELYSVNLMGMKMKRSAGTAMKFYQHKDKWWYLLLYGLIALLVYFAPPVTEFWQQVYDPAPWAQLKVGILPDLLEDYLR, from the coding sequence ATGGCAAATTTTAATACCCACTTAAATGGCGCTTTTGCAGTGAGTGGCATCATGGCGTTGACGGTTTATAAAGCGGGTTTAATCAATGACTCAGGTTTTTTGATGTGTATGGCGCTTGGAACGATAGGCGGCCTCTTGCCTGATTTGGACTCTGATAATTCCACCCCGATCAAACTTGGCTTTAATATCACTTCTTTTGTGTTTGCCTTTGGGCTGGTGATGCATTGGCGCAATGAGCTAAGTTTATTATCTTTGATCGCTTTATGGCTGGCCGGTTATGGCTTTATGCGCTATGTGGTGTTTAATATCTTTACTAGCATGACGGTACACCGCGGTATTATTCACTCGGTGCCTTATATGGCGGTATTGGGCTTAGCTACGGTGAGTTTGAGCTATTATGTGCTCGGTAATGCTTTGACAGCGAGTTGGTTCTTTGGGCTGTTTTTATTCGGCGGAGCGATGGTGCATTTAGCTCTAGATGAGCTGTATAGCGTCAATTTGATGGGCATGAAAATGAAACGCTCAGCAGGGACAGCGATGAAGTTTTATCAGCACAAGGATAAATGGTGGTATTTACTGCTCTATGGACTGATAGCGCTGCTTGTCTATTTTGCGCCGCCTGTTACAGAGTTTTGGCAGCAAGTATATGACCCTGCGCCGTGGGCTCAGTTAAAGGTGGGTATATTGCCAGACTTATTAGAAGATTATTTGCGTTAA
- a CDS encoding YchJ family protein: MQLCPCQVSAKPAFLASPVLNQPVVYSDCCQPYHQGISKAETAERLMRTRYSAFVQVLPEYIVHTTLPAQQALLDIEAIEQWARETPWAGLEIVEHTPKLGKRQAQVEFKAYYTAPNGAQAAHHERSTFVKVKDKANSDTWYFLDPTTAMSVSQKQPCICGSGEKFKRCCGVYLV, encoded by the coding sequence ATGCAACTATGTCCTTGCCAAGTCTCAGCAAAACCTGCTTTTTTGGCTAGTCCAGTTTTAAACCAACCAGTAGTCTATAGCGACTGTTGCCAGCCTTATCATCAAGGTATAAGTAAAGCCGAAACTGCAGAGCGTCTGATGCGCACGCGTTATAGTGCCTTTGTACAGGTTTTGCCAGAATATATCGTCCACACTACCCTGCCCGCGCAGCAGGCTTTGCTTGATATCGAGGCAATTGAGCAATGGGCACGCGAGACGCCTTGGGCGGGATTAGAGATTGTAGAGCACACCCCAAAACTCGGTAAACGTCAGGCGCAGGTTGAGTTTAAAGCTTACTACACGGCTCCTAACGGAGCACAAGCCGCGCATCATGAGCGCTCTACTTTTGTGAAAGTGAAAGATAAGGCTAATAGTGACACTTGGTACTTTTTAGACCCAACAACGGCTATGAGTGTCAGTCAAAAACAGCCGTGTATTTGTGGCTCGGGTGAGAAGTTTAAGAGATGCTGTGGGGTTTATTTGGTCTAA
- a CDS encoding class II glutamine amidotransferase, which yields MCQLLGMNCNTPTDIGFSFAGFRKRGGMTDSHEDGFGIAFFERSECDLQNDSTGLRLFHDNRPSHLSPVADLVNHYPIKAMNVIAHIRKATQGQNCLANTHPFVREVWGEQWVFAHNGQMNKAFIERCRRLQDNGNAEYCQPVGSTDSEMAFCYLINRLKSSFKSRPDDKTLFNFLTTQCRYLSANGLFNCLISNGRWQLAYAGSLLFYLTRQAPFGEAKLADDDLAINFGDVTTDTDKVTILVTVPLTENEKWQQLAVNECLIFKDGEILFKDSPSQRKFLTIEEGIAIARSVGASV from the coding sequence ATGTGTCAGCTTTTAGGAATGAACTGTAATACCCCAACCGATATCGGTTTTAGTTTCGCAGGTTTTCGTAAGCGCGGCGGCATGACCGACAGTCACGAAGATGGCTTTGGCATTGCTTTTTTTGAGCGTAGTGAGTGCGACTTGCAAAATGACTCTACGGGCTTGCGTCTGTTTCATGATAACCGTCCGAGCCACTTATCGCCTGTGGCTGATTTGGTCAATCATTACCCGATCAAAGCGATGAATGTTATCGCTCATATCCGTAAAGCCACTCAAGGGCAGAACTGTCTAGCTAACACTCATCCCTTCGTGCGCGAGGTTTGGGGCGAGCAGTGGGTGTTTGCGCATAACGGGCAGATGAATAAAGCCTTTATCGAGCGCTGTCGCCGTTTACAAGACAACGGTAACGCTGAGTATTGTCAGCCCGTCGGCTCTACTGATTCTGAGATGGCGTTTTGCTATTTAATAAACCGCTTAAAAAGTAGCTTTAAATCGCGTCCTGATGATAAGACGCTGTTTAACTTTTTGACCACCCAATGCCGCTATCTGTCGGCGAATGGGCTATTTAATTGCCTAATCTCTAATGGGCGCTGGCAACTGGCTTATGCCGGTAGCTTATTATTTTATCTCACCCGGCAAGCGCCCTTTGGTGAGGCAAAGCTTGCTGATGATGATTTAGCGATTAACTTTGGTGATGTCACTACCGATACCGATAAAGTCACTATACTAGTCACCGTTCCTTTGACAGAAAATGAGAAATGGCAACAGCTCGCGGTCAATGAGTGCTTGATATTTAAAGACGGTGAGATCTTATTTAAAGACAGTCCGAGCCAGCGCAAGTTTTTGACCATTGAGGAAGGGATTGCGATTGCAAGATCGGTTGGGGCGAGTGTTTAG
- a CDS encoding homoserine kinase, whose product MSVYTQLTDDQFAAFCSSFGVSFIRAIPITQGIKNSNWFIQTTEDSEGDYSYVFTLFEERPPEDIEKMAVILNQLDGRLPVAAPLALVENDDDSKEQKRYVIRYEDKAITIVPCLSGEHPKQTTPAMCHEIGAALAMLHETLQGLQPAQDYGVPLYPWSDVRDREMQFMPSDEAKLMSDIWRAYTDLPLTKLPKGLCHLDMFADNTLWDLTKDNEKLTGLLDFTEVSVEHYVMDIAITINDFCTTWGDAEQGESVEFDRQKMSAFLQGYESKRALTSDEKSAMSVMLAKAAVIFWLLRLNVIYYNRSEGRTGDNIMVKNPDLMKRLAAYHWAQVEKAQDSVFVLEHTRFDDDNSDNEIEDFKLIGVFVSLEQAQAAIAQLKSQPGFKDYPNGFHIDEYPLGHINWFSGFVVY is encoded by the coding sequence ATGTCTGTCTATACCCAGTTAACCGATGATCAATTTGCCGCCTTTTGCTCAAGTTTTGGCGTGTCCTTTATCCGCGCCATTCCTATTACCCAAGGCATCAAAAACTCGAACTGGTTTATTCAGACCACTGAAGATAGCGAGGGTGACTACTCTTACGTCTTTACTTTATTTGAAGAGCGTCCACCGGAGGACATCGAAAAAATGGCGGTTATTCTTAATCAACTAGATGGCAGATTACCTGTCGCCGCCCCATTAGCTTTAGTTGAAAACGATGATGATAGTAAAGAGCAGAAACGCTATGTCATCCGCTATGAAGATAAAGCCATTACTATCGTACCTTGCTTGAGCGGCGAGCATCCTAAGCAAACCACGCCGGCGATGTGTCATGAGATTGGCGCGGCGCTCGCGATGTTGCATGAGACCTTACAAGGGTTGCAACCGGCGCAGGATTATGGCGTACCGCTATATCCATGGAGCGATGTGCGCGATCGTGAAATGCAGTTTATGCCAAGCGATGAGGCCAAATTGATGAGTGATATTTGGCGCGCGTATACAGATTTGCCTTTGACTAAGTTACCTAAAGGCTTATGCCATCTCGATATGTTCGCTGATAATACCTTGTGGGATTTGACTAAAGACAATGAGAAATTAACCGGTTTACTCGACTTTACTGAGGTCAGCGTTGAGCATTACGTGATGGATATCGCCATTACTATTAATGACTTTTGTACTACTTGGGGCGATGCGGAGCAAGGCGAGTCGGTTGAGTTTGATCGGCAAAAAATGAGCGCTTTTTTGCAAGGTTATGAGTCCAAACGCGCGCTGACTAGTGATGAAAAAAGCGCAATGTCAGTGATGCTAGCCAAAGCGGCGGTGATATTTTGGCTACTGCGCCTAAACGTCATTTATTACAATCGTTCTGAGGGGCGTACCGGCGACAATATTATGGTCAAAAACCCTGATCTTATGAAGCGCCTGGCCGCCTATCATTGGGCGCAAGTCGAAAAAGCGCAAGATAGCGTCTTTGTGTTAGAGCATACGCGTTTTGATGACGATAATAGCGATAACGAGATCGAAGACTTTAAACTCATCGGCGTGTTTGTAAGTCTAGAGCAAGCACAAGCAGCGATTGCGCAATTAAAATCTCAGCCGGGCTTTAAAGACTATCCTAACGGCTTTCATATCGATGAATATCCATTAGGACACATTAACTGGTTCTCAGGGTTTGTGGTTTATTAA
- the hisF gene encoding imidazole glycerol phosphate synthase subunit HisF yields MLAKRIIPCLDVDNGRVVKGVQFVDIKDAGDPVEVAKRYNEQGADEITFLDITATSDARDTTYHTVERMAETVFVPLTVGGGVRKIADIRNLLNAGADKVAINSAAVFTPEFVFDAAQKFGNQCIVVAIDAKRVADVEVNGILMPRWEIFTHGGRKPTGIDAVAWARKMSDLGAGELLVTSMDGDGTKKGYDLALMQQITSQVNIPVIASGGVGNLQHLVDGVIEGGVDAVLAASIFHFGEYTVQEAKEYMATRGIEMRL; encoded by the coding sequence ATGTTAGCAAAGCGTATCATTCCCTGCTTAGATGTCGATAACGGCCGGGTGGTCAAGGGCGTGCAATTCGTCGATATCAAAGATGCTGGCGATCCTGTCGAAGTCGCCAAGCGCTATAATGAGCAAGGCGCAGATGAGATTACCTTTTTGGACATTACCGCCACTAGCGATGCGCGCGATACCACTTATCATACCGTTGAGCGTATGGCAGAAACAGTGTTTGTACCGCTAACGGTTGGCGGCGGTGTACGTAAAATCGCTGACATTCGTAATTTGCTCAATGCTGGCGCGGATAAAGTAGCGATTAACTCGGCCGCGGTTTTTACCCCAGAATTCGTCTTCGATGCCGCGCAGAAATTTGGTAATCAATGCATTGTAGTCGCTATCGATGCCAAGCGCGTTGCTGATGTAGAGGTCAATGGCATCCTTATGCCGCGCTGGGAGATTTTCACCCATGGCGGTCGTAAGCCAACGGGCATCGATGCGGTGGCTTGGGCGCGTAAAATGAGCGATCTTGGCGCAGGTGAGCTACTGGTGACCTCAATGGATGGTGATGGCACCAAAAAGGGCTATGATTTAGCGCTGATGCAGCAGATTACCAGCCAAGTCAATATTCCGGTGATCGCCTCAGGCGGTGTGGGTAATCTGCAGCATTTAGTCGATGGTGTGATAGAAGGTGGCGTCGATGCGGTACTCGCCGCTAGTATTTTTCACTTCGGCGAATATACGGTACAAGAAGCCAAAGAGTATATGGCCACGCGCGGCATTGAGATGCGCTTATAA
- the ribE gene encoding 6,7-dimethyl-8-ribityllumazine synthase — protein MSNLQQQRNDITHIDGNLHQNEDARIGIVVGRFNAFVVESLVDGAIDALLRHGVLGSNITVVRVPGAYELPLVAQRAAESDRFDAIIALGAVIRGSTPHFDFVASESAKGLSAVATDYNIPVANGVLTTDSIEQAIERAGTKAGNKGAEAAMVVLEMLAVLSQLDIDDDYDDSDDA, from the coding sequence ATGTCAAATTTACAACAGCAGCGCAATGATATTACTCATATCGACGGCAACTTGCATCAAAATGAGGACGCGCGTATCGGTATCGTGGTCGGACGTTTTAATGCCTTTGTGGTGGAGTCTTTAGTCGATGGCGCTATCGATGCGCTACTGCGTCATGGCGTGTTAGGCAGCAATATTACTGTAGTTCGCGTACCGGGAGCCTATGAGCTACCTTTAGTGGCGCAGCGTGCCGCTGAGTCCGATCGTTTTGACGCTATTATCGCACTAGGCGCGGTTATTCGTGGTAGCACGCCGCATTTTGATTTTGTCGCTAGCGAATCCGCCAAAGGTTTGAGCGCGGTTGCCACCGATTATAATATCCCAGTTGCAAACGGCGTCTTGACCACTGACAGCATCGAGCAAGCGATTGAACGCGCTGGCACCAAAGCCGGTAATAAAGGCGCTGAGGCGGCGATGGTAGTGCTTGAGATGCTAGCGGTATTGTCACAGTTAGATATCGATGACGACTATGACGATAGTGATGACGCTTAA
- the nusB gene encoding transcription antitermination factor NusB, with the protein MTDQLKRAINDAKTAQHNANPNEPLGSSDEQHFDMSESTYKTSHTAVRKARRFAMQGLYEWLVTDRRFDTTGKLGWKDNAPHDIAARTRATNAMHTVHIGYYHEMMRDIPEQIEALDTLIEQHLDRTVDKLDTVEHAILLIGAYELQNRLEIPYKVVLDEAMKLNNHFGATDAHKLINAVLDRLAIELRALEVDADTKANKRTSQKTPSKNQATEKPNIAETASTTNTTDKPTASNKPRISANKTGVKRNKPSATATKQATKKAAAEQATVAEKVVEKAVKDTAETKD; encoded by the coding sequence ATGACTGACCAACTCAAACGCGCCATTAATGATGCAAAAACGGCACAACACAATGCCAACCCTAATGAGCCATTAGGTAGCAGCGACGAGCAGCACTTCGATATGAGCGAGTCGACTTATAAGACTAGCCATACCGCCGTACGAAAAGCTCGCCGCTTTGCTATGCAAGGCCTCTATGAGTGGCTAGTGACGGATCGCCGTTTTGATACCACCGGCAAGCTTGGCTGGAAGGATAACGCTCCGCATGACATCGCTGCGCGTACCCGCGCCACTAATGCGATGCATACCGTACACATTGGCTACTATCATGAGATGATGCGCGATATCCCCGAGCAAATTGAAGCGCTCGATACCTTGATTGAGCAGCACCTTGATCGCACGGTTGACAAGCTCGATACCGTTGAGCACGCGATTCTACTGATTGGCGCTTATGAGCTACAAAACCGCCTTGAGATTCCTTATAAGGTAGTGCTCGATGAGGCGATGAAGCTCAATAATCACTTTGGTGCTACTGACGCGCACAAATTGATTAATGCGGTGCTCGATAGACTCGCCATTGAGCTACGTGCGCTTGAGGTTGATGCTGATACCAAAGCCAATAAACGCACCTCACAAAAGACCCCTAGCAAAAACCAAGCTACTGAAAAGCCAAATATCGCTGAAACAGCTAGTACTACTAATACTACCGATAAGCCAACCGCTTCTAACAAGCCGCGTATTAGTGCTAATAAGACTGGGGTCAAACGTAATAAACCCTCTGCAACCGCTACCAAACAAGCGACTAAAAAAGCGGCAGCTGAACAAGCGACTGTAGCTGAAAAGGTAGTAGAAAAGGCAGTTAAAGACACTGCTGAAACTAAAGACTAA
- the thiL gene encoding thiamine-phosphate kinase, whose translation MNEFELIERIFLKLQAEQSKLNGAATGIEKAIGDDAAVLSLPAGARLVSCIDTLVQGRHFSANWQQVGELAFHIGYKAVAVNVSDIAAMGAAPHSILLALALPERLANETWLSDFAKGLFHACQLFGVTLIGGDTTRSDSLVLSVSAQGFLASGTKAIYRSGAKVGDKVYVSGTLGDAAYALKCADNTTGQQLAHRLHMPTPRIALGAALAKIGATSMIDISDGLYQDLSHICTQSGVSMRLDIDKLPTSEPLAAVDEAERLLCQLTGGDDYELAFTLPADIEPPATTLTNTQVTCIGEVVANDKDTSNGKPPHLFYNHQALSAKHPAPFTSLPKLTGYQHFIG comes from the coding sequence ATGAACGAATTTGAGCTGATTGAGCGCATATTCTTAAAGCTACAAGCCGAGCAATCTAAGCTTAACGGCGCGGCGACAGGCATCGAAAAAGCCATCGGCGATGATGCCGCGGTGCTATCTTTGCCAGCGGGCGCGCGCTTGGTCAGTTGCATAGATACTTTGGTACAAGGTCGGCATTTTAGCGCCAATTGGCAGCAGGTTGGCGAGCTGGCCTTTCATATTGGTTATAAAGCGGTCGCGGTTAATGTCTCAGACATCGCCGCTATGGGCGCAGCGCCGCATAGTATTTTATTAGCGCTAGCCTTACCTGAGCGCCTAGCGAATGAGACATGGCTTAGCGACTTTGCCAAAGGTCTATTTCACGCCTGCCAGCTCTTTGGGGTAACACTAATTGGCGGCGATACTACGCGCAGTGATAGTTTAGTATTAAGCGTCAGCGCGCAAGGTTTTTTAGCGTCAGGTACAAAAGCCATCTATCGCTCAGGCGCGAAAGTCGGTGATAAGGTTTATGTCTCAGGCACGCTTGGTGATGCCGCTTATGCGTTAAAGTGTGCTGATAACACCACCGGACAACAGCTAGCGCACCGCTTGCATATGCCAACGCCGCGTATCGCCTTAGGAGCTGCGCTAGCCAAAATTGGCGCAACCTCGATGATAGATATATCAGATGGTCTGTATCAAGACTTAAGTCATATCTGCACACAGAGCGGTGTGAGTATGCGCCTTGATATAGATAAGCTACCGACTAGCGAGCCTTTAGCCGCTGTTGATGAAGCTGAGCGCTTGTTATGTCAATTGACAGGTGGCGATGATTACGAGCTAGCCTTTACTTTACCTGCTGATATCGAACCGCCTGCTACTACTTTAACTAATACGCAAGTGACTTGTATTGGTGAGGTTGTGGCTAATGACAAAGATACTAGCAACGGTAAGCCGCCACATTTATTTTATAATCATCAAGCACTCAGCGCCAAGCACCCCGCCCCTTTTACTAGTTTACCCAAGCTTACGGGTTACCAACATTTTATAGGTTAG
- a CDS encoding phosphatidylglycerophosphatase A, with protein MTDDSPNSHHHKPDISKANDCPPLPAGASLLDKIIYWLALGLGSGLPKRAPGTWGTLGGLIVAIPLLSLGFVPFAIITIVACLVGNKICGHASNLMGVHDDPHIVWDEWAGIWITLLPFSYLGVSTTSFWQDISQPIAIFGLIIAFVLFRFFDIIKPPPIGWADKKVAGGLGIMLDDIIAGIMAAIVWLIVMAGIML; from the coding sequence ATGACTGATGACTCTCCCAACTCTCACCATCATAAACCTGACATTAGCAAAGCCAATGACTGCCCACCGCTGCCAGCAGGGGCAAGTTTGCTTGATAAAATCATTTATTGGTTGGCACTTGGTTTAGGTAGCGGTCTGCCAAAACGCGCACCGGGTACTTGGGGAACGCTTGGCGGCCTTATCGTCGCTATACCTTTATTGAGCTTAGGGTTTGTACCTTTTGCTATTATTACTATTGTTGCCTGTCTTGTCGGTAATAAAATTTGTGGTCATGCCTCAAATCTAATGGGCGTGCATGATGATCCGCATATCGTTTGGGATGAGTGGGCGGGTATATGGATTACCCTGCTACCCTTTTCTTATTTAGGCGTTAGCACCACAAGCTTTTGGCAAGACATTAGCCAGCCTATCGCTATTTTTGGGCTGATTATTGCTTTTGTTCTGTTTCGTTTTTTTGATATTATCAAGCCGCCGCCTATTGGTTGGGCAGATAAAAAGGTGGCTGGCGGGCTGGGTATTATGCTTGATGATATCATCGCAGGTATTATGGCCGCTATCGTCTGGCTTATTGTTATGGCAGGAATAATGCTATAG
- the glmU gene encoding bifunctional UDP-N-acetylglucosamine diphosphorylase/glucosamine-1-phosphate N-acetyltransferase GlmU: MTSSLSVIILAAGKGTRMQSAKPKVLQTLAGKPLLSHVLDTCHHLTVDETIVVYGFGGEQVKEAMGAYDLTWVEQTEQLGTGHAVKVALDKLPKEGQSLILYGDVPLVSSQTLSALQTANNEGLSMLTLTVDNPFGLGRIKRNSNGDIEAIVEQKDASDDEQQITEINSGIYCVDNALLHKYLPKLSNDNAQNEYYLTDIVKMAVADGISIAAIEPEHAFEIEGVNNRQQLASLERSWQGKLVHDLQVAGVQFADPSRVDIRGSLSAGQDVFVDVNVVFEGDCELGDNVYIEAGNVIKNAKIGNACHIKPNCVIDQAQIGAGVDIGPFAHLRPQTVLSNNTKIGNFVEIKKSTVGQGSKVNHLSYIGDTTIGTEVNVGAGTITCNYDGANKSQTIIEDNAFIGSNSSLVAPVTIGHTATVAAGSVITKDVDANALALGRGRQVQKENFQRPIKK, translated from the coding sequence ATGACTTCTTCCTTATCGGTAATTATCTTAGCGGCTGGCAAAGGCACACGTATGCAATCGGCTAAGCCAAAAGTGCTCCAAACCTTAGCTGGCAAACCTTTGCTCAGTCATGTATTAGACACGTGCCATCATCTGACGGTTGATGAGACCATTGTGGTTTATGGCTTTGGCGGCGAGCAAGTTAAGGAGGCGATGGGCGCTTATGACTTGACTTGGGTAGAGCAGACTGAGCAGTTAGGGACAGGTCACGCGGTCAAAGTGGCTTTAGATAAGCTGCCAAAAGAAGGCCAGAGTCTCATTCTTTATGGTGATGTGCCGCTAGTGAGCTCTCAGACGCTATCAGCATTACAAACGGCCAATAATGAGGGTCTATCGATGTTGACTCTCACCGTTGATAACCCGTTTGGGCTAGGCCGTATCAAGCGTAATAGCAACGGCGATATTGAAGCTATCGTTGAGCAAAAAGACGCTAGCGACGATGAGCAACAGATCACTGAGATCAATAGCGGTATCTATTGTGTCGATAACGCACTGCTACACAAATATCTGCCCAAGCTATCGAACGATAATGCGCAAAATGAGTATTATCTTACCGATATTGTCAAAATGGCGGTAGCCGATGGTATCTCTATTGCCGCTATCGAGCCTGAGCACGCCTTTGAGATCGAAGGGGTCAATAACCGTCAGCAGTTGGCAAGCCTAGAGCGCTCATGGCAAGGCAAGCTTGTACATGATCTGCAAGTGGCTGGCGTACAATTTGCTGATCCAAGCCGCGTCGATATTCGCGGTAGCCTTAGCGCAGGACAAGATGTGTTCGTCGATGTCAACGTGGTGTTTGAAGGCGACTGCGAGCTTGGTGACAATGTCTATATCGAAGCGGGCAACGTGATTAAAAACGCAAAAATCGGTAATGCTTGTCACATAAAGCCCAACTGTGTGATCGATCAAGCGCAAATTGGCGCGGGCGTCGATATTGGGCCGTTTGCCCATCTGCGTCCACAGACCGTATTATCGAACAATACCAAGATCGGTAATTTTGTCGAGATTAAAAAGTCTACCGTAGGTCAAGGCAGTAAAGTAAACCACTTAAGCTATATTGGCGATACTACTATCGGCACCGAGGTCAATGTCGGTGCTGGCACTATCACTTGTAATTATGATGGCGCCAACAAGTCGCAGACTATCATTGAGGATAACGCCTTTATCGGCTCTAATTCTAGTTTAGTGGCGCCGGTGACCATTGGTCATACTGCGACAGTAGCGGCTGGTTCCGTCATCACCAAAGACGTCGATGCTAATGCGCTAGCTTTAGGCCGCGGACGTCAAGTGCAAAAAGAGAATTTTCAACGCCCCATTAAAAAATAG
- the glmS gene encoding glutamine--fructose-6-phosphate transaminase (isomerizing), with protein sequence MCGIVGAVAERNIANILLEGLKRLEYRGYDSAGLTVIREGELHRERQVGKVQELVNAVALNPEFFDGHIGIAHTRWATHGEPAQRNAHPHISGKIAVVHNGIVENYSELKEELITKGYAFTSQTDTEVVAHLINDLYSQSNDLLAAVRAVIPMLHGAFALGIVHVDCPDELIAVRLGSPLVIGVGIGENFIASDQLALLPVTNRFMYLEEGDIAKITRDSIKVYAEGVEVSRKINEIDAQQHNADKGEFKHYMLKEIYEQPDAVSRTLEMALESKADDDSHVYQLKADFLQRHETQLASIRHIQVIACGTSYHAGMVAKYWFENLTRLPCSVEVASEFRYRNPVINEHSLVICISQSGETADTLSALRDTQKQAPTGLVSLALCNVPTSSLVRETDIFLPTLAGPEIGVASTKAFTTQLVALMLLILKIGVTQARLDNERLTSLLAELHKLPGQIYASLHLDAAIKKMSENFEDKKSCLFLGRGLQFPIALEGALKLKEISYIHAEGYAAGELKHGPLALVDKDMPIVVLAPKDSMFDKLKANMQEVHARHGELFVFAGESSKMVSEDRLHVVYVPDVHEVLAPIVYSVPVQLLSYHVAVMLGTDVDQPRNLAKSVTVE encoded by the coding sequence ATGTGCGGAATCGTAGGCGCGGTCGCTGAGCGTAATATCGCTAATATCTTACTCGAAGGGCTTAAGCGTCTAGAATATCGAGGCTATGACTCTGCGGGTCTGACAGTGATTCGAGAGGGTGAGCTGCACCGCGAGCGTCAAGTAGGTAAAGTGCAAGAATTAGTTAACGCTGTAGCCCTTAATCCTGAGTTCTTTGATGGTCATATTGGTATTGCGCACACGCGCTGGGCGACTCATGGCGAGCCGGCACAGCGTAACGCCCATCCGCATATCTCGGGTAAAATTGCAGTTGTGCATAATGGTATTGTCGAGAATTATAGCGAGCTCAAAGAGGAGCTGATCACTAAAGGCTATGCGTTTACCTCGCAGACCGATACCGAAGTCGTCGCGCACCTCATCAATGATTTATATAGCCAAAGCAATGATCTACTAGCGGCGGTACGCGCGGTGATTCCTATGCTGCACGGCGCTTTTGCTTTAGGTATTGTTCATGTCGATTGTCCAGATGAGCTAATCGCAGTGCGCCTCGGTTCACCATTGGTCATCGGTGTCGGTATCGGTGAGAACTTTATTGCCTCTGATCAATTAGCGCTATTGCCCGTGACCAATCGCTTTATGTATCTAGAAGAAGGCGATATCGCCAAGATTACGCGTGATAGTATCAAAGTTTATGCCGAGGGCGTTGAGGTCAGTCGCAAAATTAATGAGATTGACGCGCAGCAGCATAACGCCGATAAAGGCGAGTTCAAGCATTATATGCTCAAAGAGATCTACGAGCAGCCTGATGCGGTATCGCGCACACTGGAGATGGCGCTAGAGAGTAAAGCTGACGATGACTCTCATGTCTATCAGCTCAAAGCCGACTTCTTGCAGCGTCACGAGACGCAATTGGCTAGCATTCGTCATATTCAAGTGATCGCTTGTGGTACCAGTTATCACGCCGGTATGGTCGCTAAGTATTGGTTCGAGAACTTAACGCGCTTGCCCTGCTCGGTTGAAGTGGCCAGTGAGTTTCGCTATCGCAATCCGGTCATCAATGAGCACTCATTAGTAATTTGCATCTCACAATCAGGGGAGACCGCCGATACGCTCTCAGCGCTACGCGATACCCAAAAGCAGGCACCAACGGGGCTGGTCAGCTTGGCATTATGTAATGTGCCGACTTCATCCTTGGTACGCGAGACTGATATTTTTCTGCCAACGCTAGCGGGTCCTGAGATTGGAGTCGCCTCAACCAAAGCCTTTACCACTCAGTTAGTCGCGTTAATGTTATTGATTTTAAAAATTGGCGTCACGCAAGCACGTCTTGATAATGAGCGTCTCACTAGTTTATTGGCTGAGCTACATAAACTTCCTGGTCAGATCTATGCCAGCTTACATCTTGATGCCGCAATAAAAAAGATGAGTGAGAACTTCGAAGACAAAAAGAGCTGTCTGTTTTTAGGTCGCGGTTTGCAGTTCCCGATTGCTTTAGAGGGTGCTCTCAAGCTCAAAGAGATCTCTTATATCCACGCTGAAGGCTACGCGGCAGGCGAGCTAAAACATGGCCCGCTAGCGCTAGTTGATAAAGATATGCCTATCGTCGTGCTTGCACCAAAAGATAGTATGTTTGATAAGCTCAAAGCCAATATGCAAGAAGTGCACGCACGTCACGGTGAGCTATTTGTCTTTGCTGGTGAATCAAGCAAGATGGTCAGCGAGGATCGTCTGCACGTAGTTTATGTGCCTGATGTCCATGAAGTATTAGCGCCTATCGTTTATAGCGTACCAGTACAGCTATTGTCCTATCATGTGGCGGTGATGCTCGGTACCGATGTCGATCAGCCTAGAAATCTTGCAAAAAGTGTTACCGTTGAGTAG